One genomic segment of Eikenella corrodens includes these proteins:
- a CDS encoding thiol:disulfide interchange protein DsbA/DsbL, whose product MKLKALLLSALTVFAVTAAQAKAVEGTDYIVRSNVIKPVQPNKIEVTEFFGYFCIHCQHLEPTIEQQSKRFASDTVLRQEHVVWQPAHQTLARLAAAVKSTGLSRQANQAIFKALADGVVTDEAGLKAWIQQQPYGSRLLAAYNSPQAAAAAQTMQQNTVTYNITKTPVIVVGGKYELTNSQNMAVMQELIEKVRAERGMPAPAPRTVVRSRGAAIAGQANR is encoded by the coding sequence ATGAAACTGAAAGCCCTACTTCTCTCCGCCCTCACCGTCTTCGCCGTTACCGCCGCCCAAGCCAAAGCTGTGGAAGGCACCGACTACATTGTACGCAGCAATGTGATCAAACCCGTACAACCCAACAAAATCGAAGTAACCGAATTCTTCGGCTATTTCTGCATCCACTGCCAACACCTGGAGCCGACTATCGAACAGCAAAGCAAACGCTTCGCCTCCGACACCGTATTGCGCCAAGAGCACGTGGTGTGGCAGCCTGCCCACCAAACCCTCGCCCGCCTGGCCGCCGCCGTGAAATCCACCGGCCTCTCCCGCCAGGCCAACCAGGCCATCTTCAAAGCCCTGGCGGACGGCGTCGTAACCGACGAAGCCGGCCTGAAAGCCTGGATTCAGCAGCAGCCCTACGGCAGCCGCCTGCTTGCCGCCTATAATAGTCCGCAAGCCGCCGCCGCTGCCCAAACCATGCAGCAAAACACCGTTACCTACAACATCACCAAAACCCCGGTTATCGTAGTGGGCGGCAAATACGAGCTCACTAACTCCCAAAACATGGCCGTGATGCAAGAGCTGATTGAAAAAGTACGCGCCGAACGAGGTATGCCCGCCCCCGCCCCGCGCACCGTAGTGCGCAGCCGCGGTGCAGCCATCGCCGGCCAAGCCAACCGCTAA
- a CDS encoding SPOR domain-containing protein — MQNKPYGKGLSGFIFGLLLATLIIGVVLYFLNNTPSGIKQPEAPKTEIQPEILTPRQERQPEQRPNDTTTAGSDSGHYTLPPGDITDKPPVAASVPQQASTPAQRQEEKPAQEDKPVQTKPREPQRKPEPEAKPTPEQILESGNVERAREQARRQRREAEAKAAREAEAKAAEQRAQRNAEAHSGGNGRYIVQMGSYNNPEAADTQRAKLAMLGVNARVASSKRSDGQTVYRIQSGRLSRAEAQALSDKLRGNGIDTLTRQAD, encoded by the coding sequence CTTTATATTCGGCCTCCTGCTTGCCACCCTCATCATCGGCGTGGTTTTGTACTTCCTTAACAACACGCCCTCCGGCATCAAACAGCCCGAAGCGCCGAAAACCGAAATCCAGCCCGAAATCCTCACTCCGCGCCAAGAGCGCCAGCCCGAACAGCGACCGAACGATACCACCACCGCCGGTTCCGACAGCGGCCACTATACCCTGCCGCCCGGCGACATCACCGACAAACCTCCTGTAGCCGCCTCCGTGCCGCAGCAGGCCAGCACGCCTGCACAGCGCCAGGAAGAGAAACCCGCGCAGGAAGATAAGCCCGTACAAACCAAACCGCGCGAACCGCAGCGCAAACCCGAACCGGAAGCCAAGCCCACGCCCGAGCAGATTTTGGAAAGCGGCAATGTGGAGCGTGCCCGTGAGCAAGCCCGCCGCCAGCGGCGTGAAGCCGAAGCCAAAGCAGCTCGCGAAGCCGAGGCTAAAGCTGCCGAGCAGCGTGCCCAACGCAATGCCGAAGCGCACAGCGGCGGCAACGGCCGCTATATCGTGCAGATGGGTTCCTACAACAACCCGGAAGCTGCCGACACCCAACGTGCCAAACTCGCCATGCTCGGTGTAAACGCCCGTGTAGCCAGCAGCAAACGCAGCGATGGCCAAACCGTTTACCGTATCCAAAGCGGCCGCCTCAGCCGTGCCGAAGCCCAAGCCCTCAGCGACAAATTGCGCGGCAACGGCATCGACACCCTGACCCGCCAAGCCGATTAA